The following proteins are co-located in the Streptomyces bottropensis ATCC 25435 genome:
- the rpmG gene encoding 50S ribosomal protein L33: MAATDVRPKITLACVECKERNYITKKNRRNNPDRLEMKKHCPRCNAHTAHRETR; encoded by the coding sequence GTGGCTGCCACCGACGTCCGCCCGAAGATCACGCTGGCCTGCGTGGAGTGCAAGGAGCGGAACTACATCACCAAGAAGAACCGGCGTAACAACCCGGACCGACTGGAGATGAAGAAGCACTGCCCGCGTTGCAATGCGCACACCGCGCACCGCGAAACGCGATAA